One genomic segment of Cannabis sativa cultivar Pink pepper isolate KNU-18-1 unplaced genomic scaffold, ASM2916894v1 Contig5, whole genome shotgun sequence includes these proteins:
- the LOC133028924 gene encoding uncharacterized protein LOC133028924: protein MEARRKRNRKQKKQKRKQHISESNSELISVNWAELPRTVLEIIFEKLSVVDCISVSNVCKPWRYVFASDVSSWKRIGIPSLIMCGQHRRENRTCLSMLEKRAWEMELPEAHKKYCWGSFHDWLILVDNSIYLSVEISLLNPFTRSTVKLPRTWDDYHKIVLSGLPFQKNFVCMLLHNERREIAVWVSGAQSWKQFKLVGEPFEDGIFYNGSFYLLSKDDEVCQIDTASIFAAISEDSASVDASAEASVDASAEASADASAASVSEIKIKSHKVSRMSGNPTNDNMLRYLVESCGELLLVCRFFSTNLGAILETRKFEVYILDVGEMSWKKVEHLRDRVLFLGKCCSRSLSVKELGVPMTNRIYFSNDNVAPWWNEWDSGYLQGMSSRMRLDNSGRKHWGIFWLGNKDNHHFCFRGDRDNWGPIWLTTPLWWYCNNFLAY from the coding sequence ATGGAAGCTCGAAGAAAAAGAAATCGTAAGCAAAAGAAGCAGAAGCGGAAACAACATATTAGTGAGAGTAATAGCGAGCTAATTAGTGTGAATTGGGCAGAACTCCCTAGAACTGTACTTGAGATTATTTTCGAGAAACTTTCAGTTGTTGATTGCATTTCGGTTAGTAATGTGTGCAAGCCATGGAGATATGTTTTTGCATCGGATGTTTCTTCTTGGAAAAGGATTGGCATTCCATCCTTAATAATGTGTGGTCAACATAGAAGAGAGAACAGAACTTGTTTAAGTATGTTGGAGAAACGAGCTTGGGAGATGGAGCTACCCGAGGCACATAAGAAATATTGTTGGGGTTCCTTTCATGATTGGTTGATCCTAGTGGATAATTCTATTTATCTCTCGGTTGAAATCAGTTTGTTGAATCCGTTCACTAGAAGCACAGTAAAACTACCTAGAACATGGGACGATTACCATAAGATAGTCCTCTCAGGGCttccttttcagaaaaacttTGTTTGCATGCTTTTGCACAATGAAAGACGAGAAATTGCTGTTTGGGTTTCGGGAGCTCAATCGTGGAAACAATTTAAACTTGTTGGTGAACCATTTGAGGATGGTATTTTCTACAATGGAAGTTTCTATCTGTTGAGCAAGGATGATGAAGTTTGTCAAATTGACACAGCTAGCATTTTTGCTGCCATTAGCGAAGATAGTGCTTCGGTGGATGCTTCAGCTGAGGCTTCGGTGGATGCTTCAGCTGAGGCTTCGGCTGATGCTTCGGCTGCTTCTGTATCTGAAATCAAAATTAAGTCCCATAAAGTAAGTAGGATGTCAGGAAACCCTACAAATGATAATATGTTGAGGTATCTTGTGGAGTCATGTGGAGAGCTTTTGCTTGTCTGTAGGTTTTTCAGTACAAATCTCGGTGCTATACTTGAAACACGAAAATTCGAAGTCTATATTTTGGATGTTGGGGAGATGTCCTGGAAAAAAGTTGAACACTTGAGGGATCGAGTATTGTTTCTAGGTAAATGTTGCTCAAGATCCTTGTCTGTAAAAGAACTCGGGGTCCCAATGACCAATCGTATTTACTTCTCGAATGACAATGTTGCTCCTTGGTGGAATGAATGGGATTCTGGTTATCTTCAAGGAATGTCATCTCGTATGCGTCTTGATAATTCTGGCAGGAAACATTGGGGCATCTTCTGGCTTGGAAACAAAGACAACCACCACTTTTGCTTCCGGGGCGATCGTGACAATTGGGGACCCATCTGGCTCACTACACCTCTATGGTGGTATTGTAACAATTTCCTTGCTTACTGA
- the LOC115714304 gene encoding monooxygenase 2 isoform X1 gives MWTWLRATQSLLQQTLSMASASFSSLSMNPPLSLNRSKLKPIIKAQKEDVVIVGAGIAGLATAVSLHRLGVRSLVLEQAESLRTGGTSLTLFKNGWRVLDAIGVGNDLRTQFLEIQGMVVKSEDGRELRSFKFKDEDESQEVRAVERRVLLETLADQLPPDALRFSSKLSKISKNGNGETMLELVDGSRFSSKIVIGCDGIRSPIAKWMGFSDPKYVGHCAFRGLGYYPNGQPFEPKVSYIYGRGLRAGCVPVSPTKVYWFVCFNRPSPGPKITDPAELKKQAKELVKNWPTDLLSIIDQTPDDTIIRTPLVDRWLWPTISPPASSGGVVLVGDAWHPMTPNLGQGACCALEDAVVLSRKLANAIKSGSTQSVENALSSYGNERWPRVFPLTIRANLVGLALQWDNPIVCSVRNNFVIPKLVRLGPLLEHTNFDCQPL, from the exons atgtggacATGGCTTAGAGCCACTCAGTCATTACTACAACAAACTCTTTCCATGGCTTCAGCTTCATTCTCCTCACTCTCAATGAACCCACCTCTCTCACTCAATcgttccaaactcaaaccaatAATCAAAGCTCAAAAGGAGGATGTTGTCATAGTGGGCGCCGGAATCGCTGGCCTCGCCACCGCAGTCTCCCTCCACAG GCTAGGGGTTCGATCATTGGTGCTTGAGCAAGCTGAGTCACTAAGGACTGGTGGAACTTCACTAACCCTTTTCAAGAATGGTTGGAGAGTATTGGATGCAATTGGAGTTGGCAATGATCTCAGAACCCAATTCCTTGAAATTCAAGG GATGGTGGTGAAGTCAGAAGATGGGAGGGAATTGCGCTCCTTCAAGTTCAAGGATGAAGATGAAAG CCAAGAAGTTCGAGCTGTTGAGAGAAGAGTACTATTGGAGACTCTTGCCGATCAGCTACCGCCGGACGCTCTTCGATTTTCTTCCAAATTGTCGAAGATTAGTAAAAATGGAAATGGAGAAACTATGTTGGAACTGGTTGATGGAAGTCGATTTTCTTCAAAG ATTGTAATTGGTTGTGATGGGATTAGATCTCCAATAGCCAAATGGATGGGGTTCTCTGATCCAAAGTATGTTGGGCATTGTGCTTTCCGGGGACTTGGCTATTATCCTAATGGGCAACCATTTGAGCCTAAAGTAAGCTACATTTATGGAAGAGGGCTTCGAGCAGGATGTGTTCCTGTCTCTCCTactaaagtatactggtttgtCTGTTTCAACCGTCCATCTCCAG GTCCTAAAATCACTGACCCGGCTGAACTTAAGAAGCAAGCTAAAGAGCTAGTCAAAAACTGGCCTACCGATCTTCTTAGCATCATAGACCAAACCCCAGATGACACAATTATCAGAACACCCCTTGTCGACCGGTGGTTGTGGCCTACCATTAGCCCACCGGCTTCTTCAGGTGGAGTCGTGCTGGTAGGAGATGCGTGGCATCCAATGACTCCCAATCTAGGACAAGGAGCTTGTTGTGCACTAGAAGATGCAGTTGTTCTGTCTAGAAAGCTTGCCAATGCAATCAAATCCGGATCAACACAATCAGTGGAAAATGCTCTGAGTTCATATGGAAACGAGAGATGGCCCCGAGTGTTCCCTCTAACCATACGTGCCAATCTCGTTGGGTTGGCTCTGCAGTGGGACAATCCAATTGTTTGTTCTGTTAGGAACAATTTTGTCATACCTAAGCTGGTTAGGCTTGGACCTTTGTTGGAGCATACCAATTTTGATTGTCAACCCCTTTAG
- the LOC115714304 gene encoding monooxygenase 2 isoform X2, whose translation MVVKSEDGRELRSFKFKDEDESQEVRAVERRVLLETLADQLPPDALRFSSKLSKISKNGNGETMLELVDGSRFSSKIVIGCDGIRSPIAKWMGFSDPKYVGHCAFRGLGYYPNGQPFEPKVSYIYGRGLRAGCVPVSPTKVYWFVCFNRPSPGPKITDPAELKKQAKELVKNWPTDLLSIIDQTPDDTIIRTPLVDRWLWPTISPPASSGGVVLVGDAWHPMTPNLGQGACCALEDAVVLSRKLANAIKSGSTQSVENALSSYGNERWPRVFPLTIRANLVGLALQWDNPIVCSVRNNFVIPKLVRLGPLLEHTNFDCQPL comes from the exons ATGGTGGTGAAGTCAGAAGATGGGAGGGAATTGCGCTCCTTCAAGTTCAAGGATGAAGATGAAAG CCAAGAAGTTCGAGCTGTTGAGAGAAGAGTACTATTGGAGACTCTTGCCGATCAGCTACCGCCGGACGCTCTTCGATTTTCTTCCAAATTGTCGAAGATTAGTAAAAATGGAAATGGAGAAACTATGTTGGAACTGGTTGATGGAAGTCGATTTTCTTCAAAG ATTGTAATTGGTTGTGATGGGATTAGATCTCCAATAGCCAAATGGATGGGGTTCTCTGATCCAAAGTATGTTGGGCATTGTGCTTTCCGGGGACTTGGCTATTATCCTAATGGGCAACCATTTGAGCCTAAAGTAAGCTACATTTATGGAAGAGGGCTTCGAGCAGGATGTGTTCCTGTCTCTCCTactaaagtatactggtttgtCTGTTTCAACCGTCCATCTCCAG GTCCTAAAATCACTGACCCGGCTGAACTTAAGAAGCAAGCTAAAGAGCTAGTCAAAAACTGGCCTACCGATCTTCTTAGCATCATAGACCAAACCCCAGATGACACAATTATCAGAACACCCCTTGTCGACCGGTGGTTGTGGCCTACCATTAGCCCACCGGCTTCTTCAGGTGGAGTCGTGCTGGTAGGAGATGCGTGGCATCCAATGACTCCCAATCTAGGACAAGGAGCTTGTTGTGCACTAGAAGATGCAGTTGTTCTGTCTAGAAAGCTTGCCAATGCAATCAAATCCGGATCAACACAATCAGTGGAAAATGCTCTGAGTTCATATGGAAACGAGAGATGGCCCCGAGTGTTCCCTCTAACCATACGTGCCAATCTCGTTGGGTTGGCTCTGCAGTGGGACAATCCAATTGTTTGTTCTGTTAGGAACAATTTTGTCATACCTAAGCTGGTTAGGCTTGGACCTTTGTTGGAGCATACCAATTTTGATTGTCAACCCCTTTAG